In Chitinivorax sp. PXF-14, a single window of DNA contains:
- the nuoI gene encoding NADH-quinone oxidoreductase subunit NuoI encodes MNKLQNFFKTFFLLELVKGMALTGRHMFQRKITVQFPDEKTPMSPRFRGLHALRRYPNGEERCIACKLCEAVCPAMAITIESEQRDDGTRRTTRYDIDLTKCIFCGFCEESCPVDSIVETHIFEYHGEKRGDLLYTKPMLLAVGDKYEAEIAKAREVDAQYR; translated from the coding sequence ATGAACAAGTTGCAGAATTTCTTTAAGACATTTTTCTTGCTGGAACTGGTAAAAGGGATGGCCCTGACTGGCCGCCATATGTTCCAGCGCAAGATTACCGTCCAGTTCCCGGACGAAAAGACGCCGATGTCGCCGCGCTTCCGTGGACTTCATGCCTTGCGTCGCTATCCAAATGGCGAAGAGCGCTGTATTGCGTGCAAGTTGTGCGAGGCTGTTTGCCCAGCGATGGCGATCACGATTGAATCCGAGCAACGGGATGACGGTACGCGTCGCACGACCCGTTACGATATTGACCTGACAAAATGTATTTTCTGTGGATTTTGTGAGGAGTCCTGTCCGGTTGATTCGATTGTCGAGACGCATATTTTTGAATACCACGGCGAGAAGCGGGGAGATTTGCTGTACACCAAACCTATGCTGCTTGCCGTTGGCGACAAATATGAAGCTGAGATTGCAAAGGCGCGTGAAGTCGACGCGCAATATCGATAA
- a CDS encoding NADH-quinone oxidoreductase subunit J, with amino-acid sequence MTFQTLVFYVLAAILLGSAARVITAKNPVHAALYLVLAFFSGAGLWLLIQAEFLGISLVLVYVGAVMVLFLFVCMMLDINFEKLRTGFWKSLPLASAVALLMVVEMALVFTGKNSGVAGVSQLPEHPAGYSNTKELGKVLYTQFVYPFEIAAIVLLVAIVAAIALTMRGRKDTKYQDPGQQAKVKRADRVRVVKMAAEKPQPTDVAEQSAK; translated from the coding sequence ATGACTTTTCAGACGCTAGTCTTCTACGTATTGGCTGCCATTCTTCTAGGATCGGCCGCTCGGGTTATTACTGCAAAGAATCCTGTGCACGCCGCACTTTATTTGGTACTGGCCTTTTTTAGCGGCGCCGGGCTCTGGTTGTTGATTCAGGCGGAATTCCTCGGCATTTCGCTGGTGCTTGTCTATGTCGGTGCAGTGATGGTGTTGTTCCTGTTCGTATGCATGATGCTCGACATCAATTTCGAGAAATTGCGCACAGGTTTTTGGAAGAGCCTACCCCTAGCTTCGGCGGTCGCCTTGCTTATGGTTGTCGAAATGGCGTTGGTGTTTACCGGAAAGAATAGTGGTGTCGCAGGTGTCTCGCAGCTGCCGGAACATCCCGCCGGCTATAGCAATACCAAGGAGCTCGGCAAGGTGCTGTATACGCAGTTTGTCTATCCGTTCGAGATTGCCGCGATCGTGTTGCTTGTGGCGATCGTTGCAGCAATTGCACTTACCATGCGTGGCCGCAAGGACACCAAGTATCAGGACCCTGGCCAGCAGGCTAAGGTGAAGCGCGCGGATCGCGTACGTGTCGTCAAAATGGCGGCGGAAAAACCGCAACCGACCGACGTCGCAGAACAATCGGCCAAGTAA
- the nuoK gene encoding NADH-quinone oxidoreductase subunit NuoK produces MLSLTHYLVLGAILFAISILGIFLNRKNIIVLLMAIELMLLAVNMNFIAFSQFMNDAAGQIFVFFILTVAAAESAIGLAILVVLFRNLNTINVEELDSLKG; encoded by the coding sequence GTGCTCTCGCTGACGCACTATCTCGTTCTGGGCGCCATATTGTTCGCCATCAGCATCCTGGGTATTTTTCTCAATCGTAAGAACATCATTGTTCTGCTCATGGCGATTGAATTGATGCTGCTCGCGGTGAACATGAACTTTATCGCCTTCTCGCAATTCATGAATGACGCAGCAGGTCAGATTTTCGTGTTCTTTATCCTGACTGTGGCTGCGGCGGAATCCGCAATCGGGTTGGCCATTTTGGTCGTACTGTTCAGAAACCTGAACACTATCAATGTGGAAGAGCTCGACAGCCTGAAGGGCTGA
- the nuoL gene encoding NADH-quinone oxidoreductase subunit L — protein sequence MTDMQTLYLMIPLAPLLGAILAGLFGRVIGRTGAHCVTILGVALAFVGSAYTLNYLLSGGQAYYGNVYTWLTINGIDLSIGFQVDNLTAMMMCVVTFVSLMVHIYTIGYMHDDPGYQRFFSYISLFTFSMLMLVMSNNFVQLFFGWEAVGLVSYLLIGFWFKRPTAIFANLKAFLVNRVGDFGFVLGIGLVFAHTGSMDYHTVFQAVPALKDQTINLIGDMQWPLLAVTGILLFVGAMGKSAQFPLHVWLPDSMEGPTPISALIHAATMVTAGIFMVARMSPIYELSDAALSFITVIGAITALFMGFLGVIQNDIKRVVAYSTLSQLGYMTVALGVSAYSVAVFHLMTHAFFKALLFLAAGSVIIGMHHDQDIRNMGGLRKYMPITWITSLVGSLALIGTPFLSGFYSKDSIIEAVKASHIPGSGFAYFAVVAGVFVTAFYSFRMYFLVFHGDERFGKAHDHHADHDDEEPSDDHHHGLAPGEKPHETPWVVTLPLVLLAIPSLVIGYIAIEPMLYGDFFKNVIFVGENHHVMAELKEEFHGAAAMGVHALTSLPFWLALGGVVVSWFFYLRRPDIPAAIKDRFSLVYTLLERKYFMDDLYFNLFAKGSRLLGMGLWKVGDVAIIDGLMVNGSAKLVGWLSRVVRQLQSGYIYHYAFAMIIGALVLLLFFGKALVG from the coding sequence ATGACAGACATGCAAACGCTCTACCTTATGATTCCGCTGGCACCGCTGCTAGGCGCGATCCTGGCCGGCCTGTTCGGTCGTGTAATCGGCCGCACGGGGGCACACTGTGTAACCATCCTGGGTGTTGCGCTTGCCTTTGTCGGCTCGGCCTATACGCTCAATTACCTGTTGAGCGGTGGGCAGGCCTACTACGGAAATGTCTACACCTGGCTGACGATCAATGGTATCGATCTGTCCATTGGTTTTCAGGTGGACAACTTGACTGCCATGATGATGTGCGTAGTTACCTTCGTTTCGCTGATGGTGCACATCTACACGATCGGCTACATGCATGACGATCCTGGCTACCAGCGTTTCTTCAGCTACATCTCCCTATTTACCTTCTCGATGCTGATGTTGGTGATGTCCAACAACTTCGTGCAGCTGTTCTTTGGCTGGGAGGCCGTTGGTCTTGTTTCCTACCTCTTGATCGGCTTCTGGTTCAAGCGTCCGACGGCGATTTTTGCCAACCTGAAGGCGTTTCTGGTCAACCGGGTGGGCGACTTCGGTTTTGTACTGGGTATCGGCTTGGTGTTTGCGCATACGGGTTCCATGGATTACCACACGGTGTTCCAGGCCGTGCCTGCGTTGAAGGACCAGACCATTAATCTGATCGGCGATATGCAATGGCCGCTGCTGGCGGTGACCGGCATTCTGCTGTTCGTTGGCGCAATGGGTAAGTCGGCACAGTTTCCACTGCATGTCTGGCTGCCCGATTCGATGGAAGGCCCAACACCGATTTCCGCCTTGATCCATGCCGCAACCATGGTGACTGCAGGTATTTTCATGGTGGCGCGCATGTCTCCGATCTATGAGCTGTCGGATGCCGCGTTGTCCTTCATCACCGTGATCGGTGCGATCACCGCTCTGTTCATGGGGTTCCTCGGCGTCATTCAAAACGACATCAAGCGTGTCGTGGCTTATTCGACGCTATCGCAGCTGGGCTACATGACTGTTGCGTTGGGGGTGTCGGCGTACTCCGTCGCTGTGTTCCACCTGATGACGCACGCGTTCTTCAAGGCGCTGCTGTTCCTTGCAGCAGGCTCGGTGATCATTGGCATGCACCATGATCAGGATATTCGCAACATGGGTGGATTGCGCAAGTACATGCCAATCACCTGGATCACCTCCCTGGTTGGCTCTCTTGCCCTGATCGGTACGCCATTCCTATCGGGCTTCTATTCGAAAGATTCGATTATCGAGGCCGTCAAGGCATCGCATATCCCGGGTAGTGGCTTTGCCTACTTTGCCGTTGTTGCCGGTGTATTTGTGACCGCGTTCTACTCGTTCCGCATGTACTTCCTGGTGTTCCATGGCGACGAGCGTTTTGGTAAAGCACACGACCATCACGCGGATCATGACGACGAAGAGCCGTCCGATGATCATCATCATGGTCTGGCTCCGGGTGAAAAGCCGCACGAGACGCCATGGGTTGTCACGTTGCCGCTGGTGCTGCTGGCTATTCCTTCGCTGGTGATCGGCTACATCGCAATCGAGCCGATGCTGTATGGCGATTTCTTCAAGAATGTCATCTTCGTTGGCGAAAATCACCACGTCATGGCTGAGCTCAAGGAGGAGTTCCATGGTGCGGCTGCGATGGGGGTCCATGCCTTGACGTCGTTGCCATTCTGGCTCGCTCTGGGCGGCGTCGTGGTGTCTTGGTTCTTCTATCTGCGTCGTCCCGATATTCCGGCCGCGATCAAGGACCGGTTCTCGCTTGTTTACACGCTCCTTGAGCGCAAGTATTTCATGGACGATCTGTACTTCAATCTGTTTGCCAAGGGAAGCCGTCTGCTCGGGATGGGCCTGTGGAAAGTTGGTGACGTCGCCATCATTGACGGATTGATGGTTAATGGTTCGGCCAAGCTGGTTGGCTGGCTCTCCCGTGTCGTGCGGCAGCTGCAGTCTGGTTACATCTACCACTATGCTTTCGCAATGATCATTGGCGCACTTGTCCTGCTGCTTTTCTTTGGCAAGGCTTTGGTTGGCTAA
- a CDS encoding NADH-quinone oxidoreductase subunit M, with translation MSEHLLSLVIWTPIIAGVLVLATGGDRNAGLARWIALIGAAAGFLLSLPLYTEFQSLHGGMQFEEMAPWISRFNINYHLGVDGISMLFVVLNSFTTLLVVIAGWEVIERRVAQYFAAFLIMSGLINGSFASLDAILFYAFFEAMLIPMYLIIGVWGGPNRVYAAVKFFLYTLMGSLLMLVAFIYLYIQAGNSFSILDYHNLHLPLDVQKWLFVAFFLSFAVKVPMWPVHTWLPDAHVEAPTGGSMVLAAITLKLGAYGFLRFSLPIAPDASHALSGVMIFLSLVAVVYIGLVALVQADMKKLVAYSSIAHMGFVTLGLFMFSGDMLTNEGVEGALIQMLSHGFVSAAMFACIGVMYDRMHSRQIADYGGVVNTMPKFAAFMMLFGMANAGLPATSGFVGEFLVIMGAVKANFWYAFLAATTLIFGAAYTLWMYKRVIFGDVANEHVAELTDINGREFLLLAVLAVTVLGMGLYPEMFISKMHASVNDLIAHVARSKI, from the coding sequence ATGAGTGAACATTTGCTGAGTCTGGTCATCTGGACGCCAATCATCGCTGGTGTGCTAGTCCTGGCCACTGGCGGGGATCGCAACGCGGGATTGGCTCGCTGGATAGCCCTGATAGGCGCAGCGGCCGGTTTCCTGCTGTCTTTGCCGCTATATACCGAGTTCCAGTCCTTGCATGGTGGTATGCAGTTCGAGGAGATGGCTCCGTGGATCAGCCGTTTCAACATCAACTATCATCTCGGCGTAGACGGCATTTCGATGCTGTTCGTGGTGTTGAACAGCTTCACGACCTTGCTCGTGGTGATTGCTGGCTGGGAAGTGATCGAACGGCGGGTAGCGCAGTACTTTGCTGCGTTCCTGATCATGTCTGGTCTGATCAATGGTTCTTTCGCTTCATTGGATGCCATTCTGTTCTACGCGTTCTTTGAAGCCATGCTGATCCCGATGTACCTGATCATCGGCGTGTGGGGTGGACCGAACCGGGTCTATGCAGCGGTCAAGTTCTTCCTGTATACCCTGATGGGTTCGCTGCTGATGCTGGTTGCCTTCATCTACCTGTACATTCAGGCGGGTAACAGCTTCTCCATCCTGGACTACCACAATCTGCATCTGCCTCTCGATGTCCAGAAGTGGTTGTTTGTGGCTTTCTTCCTGTCCTTTGCCGTCAAGGTGCCGATGTGGCCCGTGCACACGTGGTTGCCAGACGCCCACGTGGAGGCGCCAACGGGCGGTTCCATGGTGCTGGCGGCAATCACCCTCAAGCTGGGTGCTTATGGTTTCCTGCGTTTCAGCTTGCCGATTGCTCCCGACGCGAGCCACGCCCTTTCCGGCGTGATGATTTTCCTGTCGCTGGTCGCGGTGGTGTACATCGGCTTGGTTGCCCTTGTTCAAGCTGACATGAAGAAATTGGTGGCCTATTCGTCCATCGCCCACATGGGTTTTGTTACGTTGGGCCTGTTCATGTTCTCCGGCGACATGTTGACCAACGAGGGGGTTGAAGGCGCGCTGATCCAGATGCTGTCCCATGGCTTTGTTTCGGCAGCCATGTTTGCATGTATCGGCGTGATGTACGACCGTATGCATTCGCGACAGATTGCGGACTACGGTGGTGTGGTCAATACGATGCCTAAATTTGCCGCCTTCATGATGCTGTTCGGCATGGCGAATGCTGGCTTGCCGGCAACCTCCGGTTTTGTGGGCGAATTCCTGGTCATCATGGGGGCAGTAAAAGCCAACTTCTGGTACGCCTTCCTTGCCGCCACTACACTGATTTTTGGTGCAGCCTATACGCTTTGGATGTATAAGCGGGTCATCTTCGGCGACGTTGCCAACGAGCATGTTGCTGAGCTGACAGATATCAACGGGCGCGAGTTCCTCTTGCTTGCTGTGCTGGCGGTGACCGTTCTGGGGATGGGGCTTTACCCCGAGATGTTCATCTCGAAGATGCACGCGTCGGTGAATGATCTGATTGCGCACGTCGCCAGAAGCAAGATTTAA
- the nuoN gene encoding NADH-quinone oxidoreductase subunit NuoN has product MNFASMNLLAALPETFLLCAIAVILIVDAFTKEEPSAASYYLSLLTLVGCAYLTWSTMSPTVSYAFNNFFVDDPMAEVLKLGTYLATGAIFVYSRQYLADRAIFRGEFFSLSLFAMLGMMVMLSANNLLTLYLGLELLSLSLYALVALQRDSAIATEAAMKYFVLGALASGMLLYGMSMIYGATGSLDLQTVATKIASGEAKSALLALGVVFIVAGVAFKLGAVPFHMWVPDVYQGAPTAVTMFIGSAPKLAAFAFVIRILVIGLGGLLKDWQPMLMILAVASMAIGNITAIAQTSIKRMLAYSTISHMGFLLLGILSGAVNGYAASMFYALAYVLMTLGAFGVLLLLANKDSEADSLDSFKGLADRSRWFAFVMLLLMVSMAGIPGTIGFWAKLQVITVIVDIKLYWLAVAAVMFSLIGAFYYLRVIKLMFFESADEGESQASLSGVLGAKLVLTINGLLVLFFGILPSSLMSVCLEAIKQSVRLS; this is encoded by the coding sequence ATGAACTTTGCTAGCATGAACCTCTTGGCAGCACTGCCCGAAACCTTCCTGTTGTGTGCAATAGCGGTCATCTTGATCGTTGACGCCTTTACCAAGGAAGAGCCGAGCGCTGCGAGCTACTATCTGTCACTACTGACGCTCGTTGGTTGTGCCTACCTGACTTGGAGCACGATGTCTCCGACGGTCTCCTATGCATTCAACAATTTCTTTGTTGATGATCCGATGGCCGAAGTGCTCAAGCTGGGGACTTATCTGGCGACGGGCGCAATATTTGTGTATTCGCGGCAATATCTTGCTGATCGCGCAATTTTTCGTGGAGAATTTTTCTCGCTGAGCTTGTTCGCCATGCTGGGCATGATGGTGATGCTCTCGGCGAATAACCTGCTGACGCTGTATCTGGGGCTGGAGTTGCTGTCATTGTCGCTCTACGCTTTGGTGGCGTTGCAGCGCGACTCTGCGATTGCGACCGAAGCGGCAATGAAGTATTTCGTTCTCGGTGCGTTGGCCTCCGGCATGTTGCTCTATGGCATGTCGATGATCTATGGCGCAACCGGATCTTTGGATTTGCAAACCGTTGCTACCAAGATTGCCAGCGGTGAGGCAAAGTCTGCTTTGCTCGCACTGGGTGTCGTGTTCATTGTGGCCGGCGTAGCCTTCAAGTTGGGCGCGGTACCATTCCATATGTGGGTACCCGATGTGTATCAAGGGGCGCCGACTGCCGTCACAATGTTCATTGGTTCCGCACCTAAGCTCGCTGCTTTTGCGTTTGTCATCCGTATTTTGGTAATTGGCCTCGGTGGGTTGTTGAAGGATTGGCAGCCCATGTTGATGATTCTTGCCGTGGCTTCCATGGCTATCGGCAACATCACTGCAATCGCTCAAACCAGTATCAAGCGGATGCTGGCCTATTCGACCATCTCCCATATGGGGTTCCTGCTGCTTGGCATCCTGTCCGGGGCTGTCAATGGCTACGCTGCATCGATGTTTTATGCGCTTGCCTATGTGCTCATGACGCTTGGCGCATTCGGCGTGTTGCTGTTGCTGGCGAATAAAGACAGTGAGGCCGATTCGCTTGACTCGTTCAAGGGGTTGGCGGATCGCAGTCGCTGGTTTGCGTTCGTGATGTTGTTGTTGATGGTCTCCATGGCGGGGATACCCGGCACCATCGGCTTCTGGGCCAAGCTGCAGGTAATTACCGTGATCGTGGACATCAAGCTGTATTGGCTTGCTGTTGCTGCAGTCATGTTCTCCTTAATCGGCGCGTTTTATTATCTGCGTGTGATCAAGCTGATGTTCTTCGAGTCGGCAGATGAAGGTGAGAGCCAAGCGAGCTTGTCTGGCGTCCTGGGAGCCAAGCTGGTATTGACTATAAACGGTTTGTTGGTGTTGTTCTTCGGTATTCTGCCGAGCAGCCTGATGAGCGTTTGCCTTGAAGCAATCAAGCAAAGCGTCCGCTTGTCGTGA
- a CDS encoding DUF2818 family protein, with protein MNLAALTLLLAAIVAANLPFLSDRIFFLKLGGMIKNLAWRLAEWVFLYFCCGVVAGLLEGRFGPPHDQHWQFYAVTFFAFLIFSLPGFVMKYLWQKPSI; from the coding sequence GTGAATCTTGCAGCCCTGACTCTATTATTGGCGGCCATTGTTGCCGCCAATTTGCCGTTCCTGAGCGATCGGATTTTCTTTCTGAAGCTTGGAGGCATGATAAAGAATCTGGCGTGGCGGCTTGCTGAATGGGTGTTCTTGTATTTTTGTTGTGGTGTGGTGGCTGGATTGCTCGAAGGCCGGTTCGGACCGCCCCACGACCAGCATTGGCAATTTTATGCAGTCACTTTCTTTGCATTTCTGATATTTTCTCTGCCTGGATTTGTAATGAAATATCTGTGGCAGAAGCCAAGCATATAG
- the thrS gene encoding threonine--tRNA ligase, which produces MPVITLPDGSQRSYDNPVTVAEVAASIGAGLARAALAGKVDGELVDTSCLIDRDVALAIVTDRDVDGLEVIRHSTAHLLAYAVKELFPEAQVTIGPVIENGFYYDFSYKRPFTPEDLGAIEKRMSELAKRDHPVTREVWGRDEAVRFFESIGERYKAELIGSIPSGEDVSLYREGDFVDLCRGPHVPSTGKLKVFKLMKVAGAYWRGDSRNEMLQRIYGTAWSKKEDLDAYLHQLEEAEKRDHRKIGRQQDLFHLQDEAPGMVFWHPKGWTVWQTVEQYMRCVLREHGYEEVRTPLVMDRVLWERSGHWENYRENMFTTESEKRDYAVKPMNCPGHIQIFNQGLKSYRDLPLRLAEFGACHRNEPSGSLHGIMRVRGFTQDDAHIFCTEDQIQSESMAFIELLQKVYADFGFAEILVKLSTRPEKRAGSDEVWDKAEASLAEALKAKGLVYDLQPGEGAFYGPKIEFSLKDSIGRVWQCGTLQLDFVLPQRLGAEYVAEDNGKHVPVMLHRAILGSLERFIGILIENYAGSLPLWLSPVQMVVMNISESQADYVRDVTERLKLAGFRAIADLRNEKITYKIREHSLQRLPYQLILGDKEKAAGLVAVRTRQGEDLGQMTIDALIERLRQDLPGSTV; this is translated from the coding sequence ATGCCTGTCATAACGCTTCCCGATGGTTCGCAACGTTCGTACGACAATCCGGTGACTGTGGCTGAGGTTGCTGCGAGTATTGGCGCTGGCCTGGCCCGTGCGGCCTTGGCCGGCAAAGTTGATGGCGAGCTGGTCGATACCTCCTGTCTCATCGATCGCGATGTCGCGCTTGCGATTGTTACCGACCGCGACGTGGACGGCCTTGAGGTGATTCGCCATTCGACTGCACATTTGCTGGCCTATGCCGTCAAGGAGCTGTTCCCCGAAGCCCAGGTGACCATTGGCCCGGTTATCGAGAATGGCTTCTACTATGACTTTTCCTATAAGCGCCCATTTACGCCTGAAGATCTGGGCGCCATCGAAAAGCGCATGAGTGAGCTGGCCAAGCGAGATCATCCTGTTACCCGTGAGGTATGGGGGCGTGACGAAGCGGTGCGATTCTTCGAGAGCATCGGTGAGCGATATAAAGCGGAGCTCATCGGCTCGATTCCATCTGGAGAGGATGTGTCGCTGTACAGAGAGGGCGATTTTGTCGATCTGTGCCGGGGGCCGCATGTACCGTCTACTGGCAAGCTTAAGGTCTTCAAGTTGATGAAGGTGGCCGGCGCCTACTGGCGCGGCGATTCACGCAACGAGATGCTGCAGCGCATCTACGGGACTGCCTGGTCCAAGAAGGAGGATCTGGACGCGTACCTGCATCAGTTGGAAGAGGCTGAGAAACGGGATCATCGAAAGATCGGCCGCCAGCAAGATCTCTTCCACCTGCAGGATGAAGCGCCGGGTATGGTGTTCTGGCACCCCAAGGGGTGGACCGTGTGGCAGACCGTCGAGCAGTACATGCGGTGCGTCCTGCGCGAGCACGGTTATGAGGAGGTGCGTACGCCGCTCGTCATGGATCGTGTCTTGTGGGAGCGCTCTGGGCATTGGGAAAACTACCGGGAGAACATGTTTACGACGGAGTCGGAGAAGCGTGACTACGCCGTGAAACCGATGAACTGCCCTGGTCATATTCAGATATTCAATCAGGGGTTGAAGAGTTATCGTGACCTCCCGCTGCGCCTGGCCGAGTTCGGGGCCTGTCACCGCAATGAGCCCTCTGGTTCGCTGCATGGCATCATGCGCGTGCGTGGCTTTACCCAGGATGATGCGCATATTTTCTGTACGGAAGATCAAATCCAGTCGGAATCGATGGCGTTCATCGAGCTGCTGCAGAAAGTGTATGCGGACTTTGGCTTTGCCGAGATTCTCGTCAAGCTTTCCACTCGACCGGAGAAACGTGCAGGCTCCGATGAGGTGTGGGACAAGGCCGAGGCGTCCTTGGCTGAGGCGTTGAAGGCTAAGGGCCTGGTATATGACCTGCAGCCAGGGGAGGGGGCATTTTATGGCCCGAAGATCGAGTTTTCGTTGAAGGACTCGATCGGGCGGGTGTGGCAGTGCGGTACGCTGCAGCTCGACTTTGTGCTGCCGCAGCGGCTCGGAGCCGAGTACGTGGCTGAGGACAATGGCAAGCATGTGCCGGTCATGTTACATCGAGCAATCCTAGGCTCGCTGGAGCGGTTCATCGGCATCCTCATCGAAAACTATGCGGGTAGCCTGCCATTGTGGCTTTCGCCTGTGCAAATGGTGGTGATGAATATCTCTGAGTCGCAGGCCGATTATGTTCGCGATGTGACTGAGCGACTGAAGTTGGCAGGTTTCCGCGCCATTGCGGACTTGAGAAATGAGAAAATTACCTATAAAATCCGCGAACATAGTTTGCAGCGGCTCCCATATCAGTTGATTTTGGGTGACAAAGAGAAGGCTGCAGGCTTGGTTGCCGTGCGTACCCGCCAAGGTGAAGACTTGGGTCAAATGACGATTGACGCGCTGATTGAGCGCTTGCGTCAGGACCTGCCGGGTAGCACGGTTTAA
- the infC gene encoding translation initiation factor IF-3, with translation MAQEREPRINGEINVSELRLVGVEGEQLGIVNLAQALSMAEEADVDLVEIAPQASPPVCRLMDYGKFKYQESKKRHEAKLKQKQIQVKEIKFRPGTDEGDYQVKLRNLIRFLQEGDKAKITLRFRGREMAHQEFGVALLKRVEGDLTEVGVVEQFPKMEGRQMIMVIAPKKK, from the coding sequence ATAGCTCAGGAACGCGAACCACGAATCAACGGCGAGATCAATGTGTCGGAGCTTCGTTTGGTAGGGGTGGAAGGAGAGCAGCTCGGTATCGTTAACTTGGCGCAGGCGCTGAGTATGGCGGAAGAGGCTGATGTTGACTTGGTTGAAATTGCACCACAGGCTAGCCCACCGGTTTGCCGCCTGATGGACTATGGCAAGTTCAAATACCAGGAAAGCAAGAAGCGGCACGAAGCCAAGCTCAAGCAGAAGCAAATCCAGGTCAAGGAAATCAAATTCCGTCCCGGAACCGATGAGGGTGACTATCAAGTCAAGCTGCGTAATTTGATCCGCTTCCTGCAGGAAGGGGACAAGGCGAAGATTACGCTGCGTTTCCGCGGCCGAGAGATGGCGCACCAGGAGTTTGGCGTGGCACTGTTGAAGCGCGTTGAGGGTGACCTGACCGAAGTTGGCGTGGTCGAGCAGTTCCCGAAGATGGAGGGTCGCCAGATGATTATGGTGATCGCGCCCAAGAAGAAGTAA
- the rpmI gene encoding 50S ribosomal protein L35: MPKMKTKSSAKKRLKVLGNGGVKRSKAFKRHILTKKTTKNKRQLRGTTMVHPTNMGHVRAMLPYAA, translated from the coding sequence ATGCCGAAGATGAAAACCAAGAGCAGCGCCAAGAAGCGCCTCAAGGTGCTGGGCAACGGTGGCGTTAAGCGTAGCAAAGCATTTAAGCGCCACATCCTGACCAAGAAGACCACGAAGAACAAGCGTCAACTGCGTGGTACGACAATGGTTCATCCCACGAACATGGGTCATGTTCGTGCGATGTTGCCCTACGCTGCTTAA
- the rplT gene encoding 50S ribosomal protein L20 encodes MPRVKRGVTARARHKKVLALAKGYRGRRKNVYRIAKQAVMKAGQYAYRDRRQRKRQFRQLWIARINAASRECGLTYSRFMNGLKKAAIEIDRKVLADLAVFDKPAFARIVEQAKAGLAA; translated from the coding sequence ATGCCACGAGTTAAACGCGGTGTAACGGCACGCGCCCGTCACAAAAAGGTTCTCGCACTGGCCAAGGGCTATCGCGGTCGTCGTAAAAACGTCTACCGTATTGCCAAGCAGGCGGTAATGAAGGCGGGTCAGTACGCTTATCGTGACCGTCGTCAACGCAAGCGTCAGTTCCGTCAGCTGTGGATTGCGCGTATTAACGCAGCGTCCCGTGAGTGTGGCCTGACATACAGCCGCTTCATGAATGGTCTGAAGAAGGCTGCGATCGAGATCGACCGTAAGGTGCTGGCTGATCTGGCAGTGTTTGACAAGCCTGCTTTTGCTCGCATCGTCGAGCAAGCTAAAGCTGGCCTCGCTGCTTAA